A stretch of the Streptomyces sp. NBC_01428 genome encodes the following:
- a CDS encoding carbohydrate ABC transporter permease — MRKGQYRFVAGFLLAPLALYLIFVIWPYIQTIGYSFTDWKGQSQTFSFVGLDNYKALFQDDVFLGAIWHNILFLVFIPVITILLALFFAFMVNAGGRGGAGGVQGVAGSRFYKIVYFFPQVLSLAIVAVLFGALYRSDGGGLLNGLLIKLGLVDVNNPIEWMNEPNLVLWCLMAVVVWHGVGFYLVLFSAAMQSIPKDIYEAALLDGASRTHTFFRVTLPLLWDTVQTAWVYLGIIAMDMFVLVSTMTQGTGYGGGPDHHSEVMANVMMRNFLYYGRSGYACAMGVVMLLLTLILSVVTLRATRRERIEF, encoded by the coding sequence ATGCGAAAAGGGCAGTACCGGTTCGTCGCGGGGTTTCTCCTCGCACCTTTGGCGCTGTATCTGATCTTCGTGATCTGGCCTTACATACAGACCATCGGCTACTCCTTCACCGACTGGAAGGGCCAGTCGCAGACGTTCAGTTTCGTCGGCCTGGACAATTACAAGGCGCTGTTCCAGGACGACGTATTCCTCGGAGCGATCTGGCACAACATCCTGTTCCTGGTGTTCATCCCGGTGATCACCATCCTGCTCGCCCTCTTCTTCGCCTTCATGGTGAACGCGGGCGGGCGGGGCGGCGCCGGTGGCGTGCAGGGCGTCGCCGGCTCGCGCTTCTACAAGATCGTGTACTTCTTCCCGCAGGTGCTGTCCCTCGCGATCGTGGCGGTGCTCTTCGGAGCCCTCTACCGCAGTGACGGCGGCGGGCTGCTCAACGGCCTGCTCATCAAGCTGGGCCTGGTCGACGTCAACAACCCCATCGAGTGGATGAACGAGCCCAACCTGGTGCTCTGGTGCCTGATGGCGGTCGTCGTCTGGCACGGCGTCGGCTTCTACCTGGTGCTCTTCTCCGCCGCCATGCAGTCCATCCCGAAGGACATCTACGAGGCCGCGCTGCTCGACGGCGCGAGCCGCACCCACACCTTCTTCCGGGTCACCCTGCCCCTCCTCTGGGACACGGTGCAGACCGCCTGGGTCTACCTCGGCATCATCGCGATGGACATGTTCGTCCTCGTCTCGACCATGACCCAGGGCACGGGGTACGGCGGCGGACCGGACCACCACAGCGAGGTCATGGCGAACGTCATGATGCGCAACTTCCTCTACTACGGAAGGAGCGGCTACGCCTGTGCCATGGGCGTCGTCATGCTCCTCCTCACCCTGATCCTGTCCGTGGTCACGCTGCGCGCCACCCGCCGCGAGCGCATCGAGTTCTGA
- a CDS encoding carbohydrate ABC transporter permease, producing MSAPITEPTKVDGAGVPPQRTVKKAPPRPGDKRTEGMALNVFSHGFLALWAILIILPLLWLVLSSFKTDAQIGGSALGWPSNWQLDVFSRAWNKGIGDYFANTLIVLVFSVPLTMLLGAMAAYVLARYEFPGNRAIYFFFVGGAMFPVFLALVPLFFMVKRLDMLNSYQGLILVYVAYSLPFTVFFMHAFFRTLPGAVFEAAVLDGASHTRAFFQVMLPMAKPGLLSVGIFNVLGQWNQYILPSVLMQPQSSSDPERYVLTQGLIQLQQQQGYATDLPVLFAGVTIAMIPMLIVYLSFQRQVQAGLTSATLK from the coding sequence ATGAGCGCACCCATCACGGAGCCGACGAAGGTCGACGGCGCCGGAGTACCCCCGCAACGAACCGTGAAGAAGGCCCCGCCCCGGCCGGGCGACAAGCGCACCGAGGGAATGGCCCTCAACGTCTTCTCGCACGGCTTCCTGGCCCTGTGGGCCATCCTGATCATCCTGCCGCTGCTCTGGCTCGTCCTGAGCTCCTTCAAGACCGACGCGCAGATCGGGGGGTCGGCCCTCGGCTGGCCGTCCAACTGGCAGCTGGACGTGTTCAGCCGGGCCTGGAACAAGGGCATCGGCGACTACTTCGCCAACACCCTGATCGTGCTGGTCTTCTCGGTCCCGCTGACCATGCTCCTCGGGGCGATGGCGGCGTACGTCCTGGCCCGCTACGAGTTCCCCGGCAACCGGGCCATCTACTTCTTCTTCGTCGGCGGGGCCATGTTCCCCGTCTTCCTCGCCCTGGTCCCGCTGTTCTTCATGGTCAAACGCCTCGACATGCTGAACTCGTACCAAGGTCTGATCCTGGTGTACGTCGCCTACTCGCTGCCGTTCACCGTTTTCTTCATGCACGCGTTCTTCCGAACGCTGCCCGGGGCGGTCTTCGAGGCGGCGGTGCTCGACGGGGCCTCGCACACCCGGGCGTTCTTCCAGGTCATGCTCCCGATGGCCAAGCCCGGACTGCTCAGCGTCGGCATCTTCAACGTGCTGGGCCAGTGGAACCAGTACATCCTGCCCTCGGTCCTGATGCAGCCGCAGAGCAGTTCCGATCCGGAGCGCTACGTCCTCACGCAGGGCCTCATCCAGCTCCAGCAGCAGCAGGGATACGCCACCGACCTTCCCGTCCTCTTCGCGGGCGTGACGATCGCGATGATCCCGATGCTCATCGTGTACCTGTCCTTCCAGCGCCAGGTACAGGCCGGCCTCACGTCGGCGACGCTCAAGTAG
- a CDS encoding GH92 family glycosyl hydrolase — protein MQQRARYRRSSTGRVGRLSPVALGVAALSLVAASQGVAVALPVQAAAPDRDFSSSFESGDPAPDWINTVDTAPDGTKRSSGVDGGYSTGIPGNVTDHVTDVRASDENTGGGEVKENLVDGEPSSKWLTFDTTGWAEFDLDAPVKVVTYALTSANDHDERDPKDWTLQGSTDGKDWKTLDTRTGEAFGERFQTKSYDIASPAEYQHFRLDVTKNNGGDILQLADVQFSTGQSDDPTPKDMLSLVDRGPSGSPTAKAGAGFTGKRALRYAGTHKGDGRAYSYNKVFDVNVRVGRDTELGYRIFPAMADGDRDYDATNVSVDLVFTDGTSLSGLNAVDQHGFALTPQGQGASKVLYVNQWNNVTSRIGSVAAGKTVDRILLAYDSPKGPAKFRGWLDDVSLKTAAPEKPKAHLSDYALTTRGTNSSGGFSRGNNFPATAVPHGFNFWTPVTNAGSLSWLYDYARANNADNLPTIEAFSASHEPSPWMGDRQTFQVMPSVAAGTPDTARDARELAFRHENETARPYYYGVTFENGLKAEMAPTDHAAALRFTYPGDDANVVFDNVTEQAGLTLDSDAGVVTGYSDVKSGLSTGATRLFVYGVFDAPVTEGSSKGVKGYMKFKPGADHSVTLRLATSLISVDQAKDNLRQEIPDGTSFAAVKAGAQKQWDRLLGKIEVQGATPDQLTTLYSSMYRLYLYPNSGFEKVGSTYQYASPFSPMPNPDTPTHTGAKIVDGKVYVNNGFWDTYRTTWPAYSFLTPGQAGEMVDGFVQQYKDGGWTSRWSSPGYADLMTGTSSDVAFADAYVKGVKFDAKAAYEAALKNATVVPPASGVGRKGMSTSPFLGYTSTDTGEGLSWAMEGYNNDYGIAEMGRALYKKTGEKRYKEESDYFLNRAQDYVNLFDSKAGFFQGRDAKGDWRVDSAKYDPRVWGYDYTETNGWGYAFTAPQDSRGLANLYGGRAALADKLDTYFATPETASPDVVGSYGGVIHEMTEARDVRMGMYGHSNQVAHHVNYMYDAAGQPWKTQKNVREVLSRLYAGSEIGQGYHGDEDNGEQSAWYLFSSLGFYPLVMGSGEYAIGSPLFTKATVHLENGRDLVIKAPRNSAKNIYVQGVTVDGKRWSSTSLPNSLISKGGVLEFDMGAKPSSWGTGKNAAPPSIAQDDKVPSPRSDTLKGDGPLFDNTSATDATVTSVDLPAGDATKGVQYTLTSADHTKAPAGWTLQGSSDGTTWKDLDKRSGESFPWDKQTRAFTVAHPGSYAHYRLVLDDAATLAEVELLA, from the coding sequence ATGCAGCAGAGAGCTCGGTACAGACGGAGTTCCACGGGTCGCGTCGGACGGCTTTCCCCCGTCGCTCTGGGGGTGGCGGCGCTTTCCCTGGTGGCCGCCTCGCAGGGCGTGGCGGTCGCGCTGCCGGTCCAAGCGGCGGCGCCCGACCGGGACTTCAGCTCGTCGTTCGAATCGGGTGATCCGGCACCGGACTGGATCAACACGGTGGATACGGCACCGGACGGGACGAAAAGATCCTCCGGTGTCGACGGCGGCTACAGCACCGGTATCCCCGGAAACGTGACCGACCACGTCACCGACGTACGGGCCAGCGACGAGAACACCGGCGGCGGGGAGGTCAAGGAGAACCTCGTCGACGGCGAGCCCAGCAGCAAGTGGCTGACCTTCGACACCACCGGCTGGGCGGAGTTCGACCTGGACGCGCCGGTGAAGGTGGTCACGTACGCGCTCACCTCCGCGAACGACCACGACGAGCGCGACCCGAAGGACTGGACCCTCCAGGGCTCCACCGACGGCAAGGACTGGAAGACCCTCGACACCCGCACCGGGGAGGCCTTCGGCGAGCGGTTCCAGACCAAGTCGTACGACATCGCGAGCCCGGCCGAGTACCAGCACTTCCGCCTCGACGTCACGAAGAACAACGGCGGCGACATACTCCAGCTCGCCGACGTCCAGTTCTCGACCGGGCAGAGCGACGACCCGACGCCCAAGGACATGCTCTCGCTCGTGGACCGCGGGCCGAGCGGCTCGCCCACCGCGAAGGCGGGCGCGGGCTTCACGGGCAAGCGGGCCCTGCGCTACGCCGGCACCCACAAGGGCGACGGCCGGGCGTACTCGTACAACAAGGTCTTCGACGTGAACGTGCGCGTCGGCCGGGACACCGAGCTGGGGTACCGGATCTTCCCCGCGATGGCGGACGGTGACCGGGACTACGACGCGACCAACGTGTCGGTGGACCTGGTCTTCACCGACGGCACCTCGCTGAGCGGGCTGAACGCCGTGGACCAGCACGGGTTCGCGCTCACCCCGCAGGGCCAGGGCGCGTCCAAGGTGCTGTACGTCAACCAGTGGAACAACGTGACCTCCCGGATCGGTTCCGTCGCGGCCGGGAAGACCGTCGACCGGATCCTCCTCGCGTACGACTCGCCGAAGGGCCCCGCGAAGTTCCGCGGCTGGCTGGACGACGTGTCGCTGAAGACGGCCGCGCCGGAGAAGCCGAAGGCGCATCTGTCCGACTACGCGCTCACCACCCGCGGCACGAACTCCAGCGGCGGCTTCTCGCGCGGCAACAACTTCCCGGCGACGGCCGTCCCGCACGGCTTCAACTTCTGGACGCCGGTGACCAACGCGGGTTCGCTCAGCTGGCTGTACGACTACGCACGTGCGAACAACGCGGACAACCTGCCGACCATAGAGGCGTTCAGCGCGAGCCACGAGCCGAGCCCGTGGATGGGCGACCGGCAGACCTTCCAGGTGATGCCGTCCGTCGCGGCCGGGACCCCGGACACCGCTCGGGACGCCCGCGAACTGGCCTTCCGGCACGAGAACGAGACCGCGCGCCCGTACTACTACGGGGTGACCTTCGAGAACGGCCTGAAGGCGGAGATGGCGCCGACGGACCACGCGGCGGCCCTGCGCTTCACCTACCCCGGTGACGACGCGAACGTGGTGTTCGACAACGTCACCGAGCAGGCCGGGCTGACGCTCGACAGCGACGCGGGGGTGGTCACCGGCTACTCGGACGTGAAGTCCGGCCTGTCGACCGGCGCCACCCGGCTCTTCGTCTACGGGGTCTTCGACGCCCCCGTCACCGAGGGCAGCTCCAAGGGCGTCAAGGGCTACATGAAGTTCAAGCCCGGCGCCGACCACTCCGTCACGCTGCGCCTGGCGACCTCGCTGATCAGCGTGGACCAGGCCAAGGACAACCTGCGCCAGGAGATCCCGGACGGCACCTCGTTCGCGGCCGTGAAGGCCGGGGCGCAGAAGCAGTGGGACCGGCTGCTCGGCAAGATCGAGGTCCAGGGCGCGACCCCGGACCAGCTGACCACGCTGTACTCCAGCATGTACCGGCTGTATCTGTACCCCAACTCCGGCTTCGAGAAGGTCGGTTCGACGTACCAGTACGCCTCGCCGTTCTCCCCCATGCCGAACCCGGACACCCCGACCCACACCGGGGCGAAGATCGTCGACGGCAAGGTGTACGTCAACAACGGTTTCTGGGACACCTACCGGACGACCTGGCCGGCCTACTCCTTCCTGACACCCGGTCAGGCGGGTGAGATGGTCGACGGGTTCGTGCAGCAGTACAAGGACGGCGGCTGGACCTCGCGCTGGTCCTCGCCCGGCTACGCGGACCTGATGACGGGCACCTCCTCGGACGTGGCGTTCGCGGACGCGTACGTCAAGGGGGTCAAGTTCGACGCCAAGGCGGCGTACGAGGCGGCCCTGAAGAACGCGACGGTCGTCCCGCCGGCCTCCGGCGTCGGCCGCAAGGGCATGTCCACCTCCCCCTTCCTCGGCTACACGAGCACCGACACGGGTGAGGGCCTGTCGTGGGCCATGGAGGGCTACAACAACGACTACGGCATCGCCGAGATGGGCCGGGCGCTCTACAAGAAGACCGGCGAGAAGCGCTACAAGGAGGAGTCGGACTACTTCCTCAACCGCGCCCAGGACTACGTCAACCTCTTCGACTCCAAGGCCGGCTTCTTCCAGGGCCGTGACGCGAAGGGCGACTGGCGGGTCGACTCCGCGAAGTACGACCCGCGCGTGTGGGGCTACGACTACACGGAGACCAACGGCTGGGGCTACGCCTTCACCGCGCCGCAGGACTCCCGGGGGCTGGCCAACCTGTACGGCGGCCGGGCCGCGCTCGCGGACAAGCTCGACACGTACTTCGCGACCCCCGAGACGGCCTCGCCTGACGTGGTCGGCTCCTACGGCGGTGTCATCCACGAGATGACCGAGGCCCGGGACGTCCGGATGGGCATGTACGGGCACTCCAACCAGGTCGCCCACCACGTCAACTACATGTACGACGCGGCCGGGCAGCCCTGGAAGACACAGAAGAACGTCCGCGAGGTCCTCTCCCGGCTCTACGCCGGCAGCGAGATCGGGCAGGGCTACCACGGCGACGAGGACAACGGCGAGCAGTCGGCCTGGTACCTGTTCTCCTCGCTCGGCTTCTACCCGCTGGTGATGGGCAGTGGCGAGTACGCCATCGGCTCCCCGCTGTTCACGAAGGCGACCGTCCACCTGGAGAACGGCCGGGACCTGGTGATCAAGGCCCCGCGCAACAGCGCGAAGAACATCTACGTGCAGGGCGTCACGGTCGACGGCAAGCGGTGGAGCTCGACCTCGCTCCCGAACTCGCTGATCTCGAAGGGCGGGGTGCTGGAGTTCGACATGGGCGCGAAGCCGTCCTCGTGGGGCACCGGCAAGAACGCGGCTCCCCCGTCGATCGCCCAGGACGACAAGGTGCCGTCGCCGCGCTCGGACACCCTCAAGGGTGACGGCCCGCTCTTCGACAACACCTCGGCCACCGACGCCACCGTCACCTCGGTGGACCTGCCGGCGGGCGACGCCACCAAGGGGGTCCAGTACACGCTGACCTCCGCGGACCACACCAAGGCGCCGGCCGGCTGGACGCTCCAGGGGTCCTCGGACGGCACGACGTGGAAGGACCTCGACAAGCGGTCCGGCGAGTCTTTCCCCTGGGACAAGCAGACCCGGGCGTTCACCGTGGCGCATCCGGGCTCCTACGCCCACTACCGTCTCGTCCTCGACGACGCGGCGACCCTCGCGGAGGTGGAGCTGCTCGCCTGA
- a CDS encoding ROK family transcriptional regulator yields METPGSQSSLHRANLERVVRAVRLAGSLTQAEIARTTGLSAATVSNIVRELKDGGTVEVTPTSAGGRRARSVSLSGDAGIVIGVDFGHTHLRVAVGNLAHQVLAEESEPLDVDASAAQGFDRAEELVSRLIAATGVDRSKIAGVGLGVPGPIDVESGTLGSTSILPGWTGARPAEELRGRLGVPVHVDNDANLGALGEMVWGSGRGVRDLAYIKVASGVGAGLVIDGKIYRGPGGTAGEIGHITLDESGPVCRCGNRGCLETFAAARYVLPLLQSSHGTDLTMEGVVRLARDGDPGCRRVIADVGRHIGSGVANLCNLLNPSRVVLGGDLAEAGELVLGPIRESVGRYAIPSAARQLSVLPGALGGRAEVLGALALALSEMGDSTLLDGSLNAVTPAFT; encoded by the coding sequence ATGGAGACTCCGGGGTCGCAGTCGTCGCTGCACCGAGCCAATCTGGAGCGCGTCGTAAGAGCGGTGCGCCTTGCCGGATCGCTCACGCAGGCGGAGATCGCGAGGACGACGGGCCTGTCGGCCGCGACCGTTTCCAATATCGTCCGTGAACTCAAGGACGGGGGAACGGTCGAGGTCACTCCCACTTCGGCGGGCGGGCGCAGGGCCCGCAGCGTGTCCCTGAGCGGGGACGCCGGCATCGTCATCGGGGTCGACTTCGGTCACACCCATTTGCGCGTCGCGGTCGGGAATCTGGCGCATCAGGTGCTGGCGGAGGAGTCCGAGCCGCTGGACGTGGACGCCTCGGCCGCGCAGGGCTTCGACCGGGCCGAGGAGCTGGTCAGTCGCCTGATCGCGGCAACCGGTGTCGACCGGTCCAAGATCGCGGGTGTGGGGCTCGGTGTGCCGGGTCCGATCGACGTGGAGTCGGGGACCCTCGGGTCCACGTCGATCCTGCCGGGCTGGACCGGTGCGAGGCCCGCCGAGGAGCTGCGGGGGCGGCTCGGCGTGCCCGTGCACGTGGACAACGACGCCAACCTGGGCGCGCTCGGCGAGATGGTCTGGGGGAGCGGGCGCGGGGTCAGGGACCTCGCGTACATCAAGGTCGCGAGCGGTGTCGGCGCGGGCCTGGTGATCGACGGGAAGATCTACCGCGGCCCGGGTGGCACAGCGGGAGAAATCGGGCATATTACTCTTGATGAATCCGGCCCCGTGTGCCGTTGCGGCAACCGCGGCTGCCTGGAGACCTTTGCGGCGGCGCGCTATGTGCTGCCGCTCCTCCAGTCCAGCCACGGGACGGACCTGACCATGGAAGGCGTGGTCAGGCTGGCGCGGGACGGTGATCCGGGCTGCCGTCGGGTGATCGCCGACGTCGGCCGACATATCGGGAGTGGAGTCGCGAATCTCTGCAATTTGCTGAACCCGAGCCGAGTGGTCCTCGGCGGCGATCTCGCCGAGGCCGGAGAGCTCGTCCTCGGGCCCATCAGGGAGTCTGTCGGCCGCTACGCGATCCCCAGCGCCGCACGTCAACTCTCGGTGTTGCCAGGGGCACTTGGGGGCCGTGCGGAGGTGCTCGGAGCGCTCGC
- the ngcE gene encoding N-acetylglucosamine/diacetylchitobiose ABC transporter substrate-binding protein — MGSTSAENSSPEGVGRRDLIKRSAALGLITVPTMSFLSACASGGGDDTSDDKGTGKTSKDNPFGVKKGGGKLDVVVFKGGYGDEYAKAWEAAFDKKWGTKSAHTGTQEITGKLQPRFNGGNPPDIVDDSGAQQIKLDVLYKSGQLLDLAAVLDAPSIDDPSKKVRDTLIPGTLDPGLQGGKVVSLNYIYTVWGLWYSGKLFKEKGWDVPKTWDDFLAICKDAKSQGIGGLAHQGKYPYYINVAIMDLIAKKGGLDAMKAIDNLDPKAFVGSDAALAAVEAIYEVVEKGYLMPGTNGLTHTESQTRWNQYKAAFITCGSWLENEQLKQTPDDFDMKFMPMPNLPDSALPFEAIRAGSGEPFIIPSKAANLPEAKEFMRSMLSKEWSTVFAQKANSLTILKDGVSDGVQLRPGTQSTVEASKAAGDNTFNYLYPNWYSEMGTSIENASNELMSKRIQPKEWLKRAQAAVDKAAKDPESKKNHRD; from the coding sequence ATGGGATCCACTTCCGCCGAGAACAGCAGCCCCGAGGGTGTCGGCCGCCGTGACCTCATCAAGAGGTCGGCCGCACTTGGTCTGATCACCGTTCCGACGATGAGCTTCCTGTCCGCCTGCGCGAGCGGCGGCGGCGACGACACGTCGGACGACAAGGGCACCGGCAAGACCAGCAAGGACAACCCCTTCGGCGTGAAGAAGGGCGGCGGCAAGCTCGACGTCGTCGTCTTCAAGGGCGGCTACGGCGACGAGTACGCCAAGGCCTGGGAAGCGGCCTTCGACAAGAAGTGGGGCACCAAGAGCGCCCACACCGGTACCCAGGAGATCACCGGCAAGCTGCAGCCGCGCTTCAACGGCGGCAACCCGCCGGACATCGTCGACGACTCGGGCGCCCAGCAGATCAAGCTGGACGTGCTCTACAAGAGCGGCCAGCTCCTCGACCTGGCCGCGGTGCTCGACGCCCCGTCCATCGACGACCCGAGCAAGAAGGTCCGCGACACCCTGATCCCGGGCACGCTGGACCCGGGCCTGCAGGGCGGCAAGGTCGTCTCCCTGAACTACATCTACACGGTGTGGGGCCTCTGGTACTCCGGCAAGCTCTTCAAGGAGAAGGGCTGGGACGTCCCCAAGACCTGGGACGACTTCCTCGCCATCTGTAAGGACGCCAAGTCGCAGGGCATCGGCGGCCTCGCCCACCAGGGCAAGTACCCGTACTACATCAACGTCGCCATCATGGACCTGATCGCCAAGAAGGGCGGTCTGGACGCCATGAAGGCGATCGACAACCTCGACCCCAAGGCGTTCGTCGGTTCCGACGCCGCCCTGGCCGCCGTCGAGGCGATCTACGAGGTGGTCGAAAAGGGCTACCTGATGCCGGGTACGAACGGCCTGACGCACACCGAGTCGCAGACCCGGTGGAACCAGTACAAGGCCGCGTTCATCACCTGTGGCTCCTGGCTGGAGAACGAGCAGCTCAAGCAGACCCCGGACGACTTCGACATGAAGTTCATGCCGATGCCCAACCTGCCGGACAGCGCGCTGCCGTTCGAGGCGATCCGGGCCGGCTCCGGCGAGCCCTTCATCATCCCGTCGAAGGCCGCGAACCTCCCCGAGGCCAAGGAGTTCATGCGCTCCATGCTCTCCAAGGAGTGGTCGACGGTCTTCGCGCAGAAGGCCAACTCGCTCACCATCCTCAAGGACGGTGTCTCCGACGGCGTGCAGCTGCGCCCCGGTACGCAGTCCACGGTCGAGGCCTCCAAGGCGGCCGGCGACAACACGTTCAACTACCTGTACCCCAACTGGTACAGCGAGATGGGCACCTCCATCGAGAACGCGTCCAACGAGCTGATGTCGAAGCGCATTCAGCCGAAGGAATGGCTGAAGCGGGCCCAGGCAGCGGTCGACAAGGCGGCCAAGGACCCGGAGTCCAAGAAGAACCACCGCGACTGA